The proteins below come from a single Oxyura jamaicensis isolate SHBP4307 breed ruddy duck chromosome 1, BPBGC_Ojam_1.0, whole genome shotgun sequence genomic window:
- the TRMU gene encoding mitochondrial tRNA-specific 2-thiouridylase 1 yields the protein MLRAAGGRHVACAVSGGVDSAVAALLLRRRGYQVTGVFMKNWDPLDEQGACSVDRDCEDAYRVCQKLDIPFHQVSYVKEYWNEVFSDFLKEYELGRTPNPDIVCNKHIKFNYFLHYAMDNLGADAIATGHYARTSLEDEEVFKQKYTKRPQGLFRNRFEVRNTVKLLQGADLFKDQTFFLSQVSQDALRKTIFPLGDLTKSFVKKIASEHGLHHVLKKKESMGVCFIGERNFKKFLLEYLEPRPGNFVSIEDKKVLGTHKGWFLYTIGQRAGLANVKDAWFVVDKDVSTGDIFVAPSTNHPALYRDLLRTNRVHWIAEEPPAELVRDKMMECHFRFQHQMALVPCVLTLNQDGSVWVTLVKPTRALTPGQFAVFYKGDECLGSGKILRLGPSVFTMQQGKNREEGAKKEDIDTVEPAT from the exons ATgctgcgggcggcggggggTCGCCATGTCGCCTGCGCCGTGTCCGGCGGGGTGGACAGCGCCGTGGCGGCGCTGCTGCTGAGGCGCCGAG GCTACCAAGTGACGGGTGTCTTCATGAAGAACTGGGACCCTCTGGATGAGCAAGGAGCCTGCTCTGTCGACAGAGATTGCGAAGATGCTTACCGGGTCTGTCAGAAGCTTGATATCCCTTTTCACCAGGTTTCCTACGTGAAGGAATACTGGAATGAAGTATTCAG TGACTTCTTAAAAGAGTATGAATTGGGAAGGACACCTAATCCTGATATTGTGTGTAACAAGCATATAAAATTCAACTACTTTCTTCACTATGCTATGGATAACCTTG gAGCCGATGCAATTGCTACCGGGCATTACGCTAGGACGTCACTGGAGGATGAGGaagtttttaaacagaaatacactAAAAGACCACAAGGGCTTTTCAGAAACCGGTTTGAAGTTAGAAATA CTGTAAAACTCCTTCAAGGAGCTGACCTCTTTAAAGACCAGACCTTCTTTCTAAGTCAGGTCTCCCAGGATGCTTTGAGGAAAACCATTTTTCCTTTAGGGGATTTAACAAAAAGCTTCGTAAAGAAGATAGCATCGGAACATGGCCTTCATCATgtgctaaagaaaaaagag agtATGGGAGTTTGTTTCATTGGTGAAAGAAACTTCAAAAAATTCCTTCTTGAG TATTTAGAACCTCGGCCAGGGAACTTTGTTTCCATTGAAGATAAGAAGGTTCTGGGAACACACAAAG gTTGGTTCCTCTACACAATAGGCCAGAGGGCTGGGCTAGCAAATGTGAAGGATGCTTGGTTTGTTGTAGATAAAGATGTCAGCACTGGAGATATCTTTGTG GCACCATCAACAAATCACCCTGCTCTGTACAGAGACCTGTTGCGGACAAATCGAGTGCACTGGATAGCAGAGGAACCTCCTGCAGAGCTCGTTAGGGATAAAATGATGGAATGTCATTTCAGGTTTCAGCACCAGATGGCACTGG tgccttgTGTGCTGACTCTGAACCAAGATGGGAGTGTGTGGGTGACACTAGTGAAGCCAACAAGAGCTCTCACACCTGGGCAG TTTGCTGTGTTCTACAAGGGCGATGAGTGCCTGGGCAGTGGGAAGATCCTAAGGCTGGGCCCGTCGGTGTTTACCATGCAACAGGGCAAAAACCGAgaggagggtgcaaagaaggaAGACATTGATACGGTAGAACCAGCAACATAG